A window of Conger conger chromosome 13, fConCon1.1, whole genome shotgun sequence contains these coding sequences:
- the LOC133108254 gene encoding amyloid beta precursor protein binding family B member 1-like, whose translation MGGLGDEASNQLVDNQQREEGQAQNEENEHGHRIAQEAAATNAKWVKEGQNQLRKDQNRNPDCNPNHNSMEEHHPGRGEKTTSNKTLRFLCSDLDSKNSANKPLIIDNLVSLEGEEDEEEEEEEDDEDTLPLTTVEKDTDSSSETQSTGESRKESVGGGRSACVLFGGRNGAPSDEDSSWTSLSQDSTANSTPDGETETFWDRSAFETDTDLPAGWMRVRDTSGTYYWHIPTGTTQWEPPSPLEGGGPDRPSSASSGTASSEEPQEGDVVSDQSLKEFEGATLRYASINLSCSLSEDEEKQSSFSADLEAKCFAVRSLGWVEMSEEEMAPGKSSVAVNNCIRQLSYHKQNLHDSAGIWGEGKDMLLVLENETLNLIDPLGQTLLHSQPIVSIRVWGVGRDNGRDFAYVARDKLTHVLKCHVFRCDTPAKNIATSMHDICSKIMSERKSSKSCLNRLNIDPSKLVDIPVQEFPAPKNELVQRFHVRYLGNMRVTKPVGMDTINVALETALNAKEMHEWTQVTVNVASATLTILTTETEEVLSECRVRFLSFMGVGKDVHTFAFIMAEGPGDFICHMFWCEPNAASLSEAVQAACMLRYQKCLDARPPSTSSCLPTAPADSVARRVGSSVKKGVQTLLGSFKQKMSVAESP comes from the exons ATGGGCGGCCTTGGCGACGAAGCGTCCAATCAGCTGGTTGACAACCAGCAGCGGGAGGAGGGGCAGGCCCAGAACGAGGAGAACGAGCACGGGCACCGTATCGCCCAGGAGGCGGCCGCCACCAACGCCAAGTGGGTGAAGGAGGGCCAGAACCAGCTGCGGAAGGACCAGAACCGCAACCCCGACTGCAACCCCAACCACAACAGCATGGAGGAGCACCATCCCGGGCGTGGGGAGAAGACCACCTCCAACAAGACCCTGAGGTTCCTCTGCTCCGACCTGGACTCCAAGAACTCGGCCAACAAGCCGCTCATCATCGACAACCTGGTGTCTCTGGAGGgcgaggaggatgaggaggaagaggaggaggaagacgatGAGGATACGTTGCCCCTGACGACGGTGGAGAAGGACACGGACTCGTCGTCTGAGACCCAGAGCACCGGGGAGTCCCGCAAGGAGAGCGTGGGGGGCGGCAGGAGCGCCTGCGTGCTTTTCGGGGGGAGGAACGGGGCACCCAGCGACGAGGACTCCAGCTGGACCTCGCTGTCCCAGGACAGCACGGCGAACAGCACCCCCGACGGGGAGACAG AGACCTTCTGGGACCGCAGCGCGTTCGAGACGGACACGGACCTGCCCGCCGGGTGGATGCGGGTTCGGGACACCTCGGGCACGTACTACTGGCACATCCCCACCGGCACCACGCAGTGGGAGCCCCCGTCACCCCTGGAAGGCGGGGGTCCCGACCGGCCCTCCAGCGCGTCCTCGGGAACCGCGTCCAGCGAGGAGccgcag GAGGGGGACGTGGTGTCGGACCAGAGCCTGAAGGAGTTCGAGGGGGCCACCCTGCGCTACGCGTCCATCAACCTCAG ctgtTCCCTGTCAGAGGATGAGGAGAAGCAAAGCTCGTTTAGCGCTGACCTGGAGGCCAAG TGCTTCGCCGTGCGCTCCCTGGGCTGGGTGGAGATGTCCGAGGAGGAAATGGCGCCGGGCAAGAGCAGCGTCGCCGTCAACAACTGCATCCGCCAACTGTCCTACCACAAGCAGAACCTGCACGACTCTGCGGGGATCTGGGGCGAG gggaagGACATGCTGCTGGTTCTGGAGAACGAGACCCTGAATCTGATCGACCCGCTGGGCCAGACCCTGCTGCACTCCCAGCCCATCGTCAGCATCCGCGTGTGGGGCGTGGGGCGCGACAACGGCAG GGACTTCGCCTACGTGGCCCGGGATAAGCTCACCCACGTGCTCAAGTGCCACGTGTTCCGCTGCGACACGCCCGCCAAAAACATCGCCACCAGCATGCACGACATCTGCTCCAAG ATTATGTCTGAGAGGAAGTCATCCAAGTCCTGCCTGAACAGGCTGAACATTGACCCCTCCAAACTGGTGGATATTCCTGTACAAG aaTTCCCTGCGCCAAAGAATGAACTGGTGCAGCGCTTCCACGTGCGTTACTTAGGCAACATGCGGGTGACCAAACCCGTGG gtatGGACACGATTAACGTTGCCCTGGAGACGGCTCTGAATGCCAAAGAAATGCACGAGTGGACGCAGGTCACTGTCAATGTGGCTTCAGCCACCCTCACCATCCTGACCACGGAG ACGGAGGAGGTTCTGTCTGAGTGCCGCGTGCGTTTCCTGTCCTTCATGGGCGTGGGGAAGGACGTCCACACCTTCGCCTTCATCATGGCCGAGGGCCCGGGGGACTTCATCTGCCACATGTTCTGGTGCGAGCCCAACGCTGCCAGTCTGTCCGAGGCAGTGCAGGCCGCCTGCATG CTGCGGTACCAGAAGTGTCTGGACGCCCGGCCCCCCAGCACCAGCTCCTGCCTGCCCACCGCCCCGGCGGACTCCGTGGCCCGACGCGTGGGCTCCAGCGTCAAGAAGGGCGTGCAGACGCTCCTGGGCAGCTTCAAGCAGAAGATGTCCGTGGCGGAGTCGCCCtaa